A segment of the Verrucomicrobiota bacterium genome:
CTGTTTCCGGATCATGTCTTTTTTAAATCGGGAGTAACCACGGTGGTCGATGTCGGAGGAACGGGCTGGCGTAGTTTTCCAGAATTCCGGAGTCGAGTGATCGATAGATCGAAGACCCGTGTGCTGGCGATGCTCAACATTACGGGATTGGGAATGATTAATTATGAAGCCGAGCAAAATCCTGCTGATATGGATCCAGAAAAAACGGCAGCCATGGCACGAGAGCACTCCGATGTGGTGGTTGGAATTAAATCGGCCCATTGGTGGCAACCGGACTTTACTTCGGTTGAGAGGGCGCTTGAGGCTGGTAGACTGGCGGATATCCCCATTATGGTGGATTTCGGGTGGTTCATTGAAGGGAAGCCCTACGAAACAATGATCAGTGAGCTGTTTCGTCCCGGAGATATCAGTACGCATTTCTTTCGAATGCCGGCACCTCTGCTAGACGATAGTGGCAAGGTGCGTTCTTATTTACAGGCAGCCAGAGAACGAGGAGTGAAGTTTGACGTCGGGCACGGCGGTGCCAGTTTCTATTTCAAGTTGGCCGTACCGGTGGTGGAGCAGGGATTCTGGCCGGATTCCATTTCAACGGATCTTCATTCGGGTTCTATTCATGGAGCCGCTACGGACATGCTGAATGTGATGTCCAAGTTTCTGGCCTTGGGAGTTCCGCTGCCCGAAGTGATTCGACTTTCGACGACCAACCCGGCCACCATCGTTAAACGACCCGAACTTGGACAGATCAGCGTTGGGGTGGAAGCGGACCTGGCCGTCCTTAAGTTGACGAATGGAGAGTTTGGTTTTCTCGATGCGGTGAAAGGCAAGCTCGAGGGAACGGAGCGTTTAAGTAGTGAGCTGACCATTCGTGCCGGAGAAGTCGTGTTCGATTTTAATGGCCGAACCGGCATCAACTGGAGGGATCCGTCTATTAAATATCCGACGCATTGATGTGAGTTGGTCCTTTGTTTATCGATCTACTTAGAAGAATCTTTTTTCTGAGGTTCCAGCTTCGCAACGTAATGCACAATTCTCCAGGCATGGTGGGCGAGCCTTCTTAACCATCTGGCCCCGTCCAATGCTCGATCCAATTCGTCGGCGGTAAGTTTGCCCTGAGTGGCGCTCTGGATAGCTTGGGTCCTAAAGCTTGATTTATCTGTCCTGAGTTGATCTTCAAATTGGGCAAAGTGCTCCAACGAATTCGGCTGACCCCGTTCTTCAATTTCAGCAGCAAGATTCATCAGGCTTCTTGCCAAGCTTTGAGCGCGCAAGGCCAGGTCGTGGTGTTTTAACAACCCTTCAGATTGCGTTGTATTACGAACTCTTTGCACGAATCGCTCCAAATGATCAATGATGTGCAGGAGTGAGAAAAGACGGTCTGTATCAAGCTCGTTTACTCCTGATTTCTCTCCTGCTCTCACTGCGTAGTCTCTCGCATCAGATATGGCTTTTTCAGCTTCTTCCAACTTGCGGAAATGGTTCTCTTTAATATCACCAGTAAGTATACGGGACCCTAGTTTTAGAACGGAGCTGGCGATGCGACGGCATGCCGTTTCCAATGCCTCTATTGCGGCTTGATCGCCGAGGAATTTATGGTCGAGCGGCGAGATCAGAAGATTTTCCCGTTCTGGAATCATTCGAATAATCAAACGTCCGAACTGCTGGGTAAAGGGAATCGCCACCAAAACACCGAGGGCATTGAAAGCGGAATGAAATGAGATCACAATGAGCTCAGGTGACTGGATTACGGTGGTTGGGAAATAGGTTCCGCAAAACCACAAATAGAGCGGAAGAAAGAAAAAGGCCAGAACCCCGGTAAACACATTAAAGATCACATGGGCAAAGCCGGTACGTCTGGAAGCTGTATTGCCGGTGATAGCTGCCAGAGCGGCAGTGCCAGTCGTGCCTATGTCCGCGCCAATAACAACCGCCGCCGCTTGAGGAAGATCCAACATTCCAGTAACCAGTGCCGTGATTGAAGCGGCCACGGTAGCACTGGATGATTGTGTTACCAGGGTTATGCCGACCCCAAATAGTAACAGCAAAATACGACCGCTGAATCCGCTCGAATCAAAGGAACTGAAATCGACCAAATCTTGTAATCCGGCAAGACCGTCCTGCAGGTAACTGATGCCGAGAAAAATGAGAGCAAATCCTGCCAGAGCTTTGCCGGTGCTTCTGACTTTTGGATACGCTTTTACCAAGTAGAGTATGGCAGCGATAAAGAGTAAAGGAAGGGCGGCCGTTCCAAGCTTTAATTTGAAACCAATGACCGCAACCATCCAACCAGTGATGGTGGTTCCGAGGTTAGCCCCGAATAAGATGCCTAGAGATTGAGGAAAGGTTAGCAGGCCGGCCCCGACGAAACCGACGGTTGCTACGGTAGTCGCACTTGAAGATTGAACCAACGCCGTGGTTACTGCGCCGGATATGGCTCCGGAAATAGGGGTGCGAGTTGCCTTGCCCAGCCAATGATGCATTTTATTTCCGGCCAGTCTCCGTAGTCCGGAAGTCATCAAGGCCATTCCAAAAAGAAACAGGCCTAAACCTCCGAGTGATTGTAGAGTGGAATCCATATCAGTGAAGAGGCCGTGAATTGAACGTTTTCATGGGGTATTTTTTTATGAAATTGGATCCAGAATTACAATTAGAGTTTACCCATAAGCTTCAATAGGCATCGGAAGGTATTTGTCCATTCCCTAAAAGCTTCATTGAGCTTGAGAAGAAAGGGATGCTGCTTTATGTTTTTAATAAACACAGATCCATAATACTATGAAATGGTCATTTCCAATCGCTCGTATTTTTGGCACTCAGCTGCGCATTCACATAACATTCTTTCTGCTTCTTATATGGGTTGGATTTGCTTTCGCGGGCGAGGGTGATTGGACAGACGGTTTAACCGGCGTTGTCTTTGTTCTGGCACTTTTCGTTTGCGTGATATTACACGAGTTCGGCCATGCGCTTACGGCAAGAGTCTACGGAATTAAAACACCAGATATCACCCTTCTGCCAATCGGCGGTGTGGCCCGACTCGAACGTATGCCCAAAGAACCCACGCACGAATTGCTGGTGGCCTTGGCTGGTCCGGCTGTCAATCTAGTCATTGCGGCCATTTTGTTTGTTATACTCCAAGCAGGAACTCCCTTCCGGGAGGCTTACATGAAACTGGATTCCTTAAGTGGGTTTTTCGGCAGTCTTATGCTCATCAACATCTGGCTGGTATTGTTCAACCTGATACCCGCATTTCCCATGGATGGCGGTCGGGTACTGCGTGCTTTGCTGGCAACCAGATTGCCTTATGCCAAGGCTACAAACGTGGCAGCTTGGTTCTGGGATCGTGGTCAGGCCAAGGCAGTTTGGCTTCCTCCTCTTGGAGGAACTACTGTTCCTAATCGAGGGGCTTTTGGAGTGAGTGCAAATGGGAGCCAAGTAGTCGGTTGGGCCCAGGCTTCGTTGACTCAGCAAGCCGCCGTTATGTGGACCCATGGAGGAGCGCCAGTGGTGCTACACAAAACCGGCGACACGGTTCTTGGTTTGAGTGCACTTTCAATTTCTCCCGATGGATCTGTTGTGGCTGGCTTTGCTTACAATGCAGGTACCGGGAAAAACACCGCGTTTAAATGGACGGAGTCAGGAGGCATGGTCGCTCTTTCTCCTCCCACTACCGGGACGCACGCTTTAACCTACACAACCGCTGTGCGTGTGAGTGCGAATGGCCGGGTAATTGTAGGTTATGGAGAGAACGTCTTGGGGAATGAAGAAGCTGTTTTCTGGGTGGATGAACAACCGTTCCGGGTGTCGGATATTGCATTTGCTGCGGGAGCTTTGCCAGCATCCTGGGAGCCATTTCGCGCGTACGGAGTCGATGCGACGGGCAACTCCATTAGTGGTTACGGGCGTGCGACCAGTGGTAAAATTGAAGCCTACGTTCTGGTGCTTGATGCCAGCTATATTCCTCCTCAACCTCCACCGCCGCCATTACCGATTATTAAGTCCGCTTTTATTGAGGGTTCACTTTCCATTCGGTTTGTTGGAGTCCCTGGAATCGACTACAGAATCAGGGGAGGTAAGAACCTGAAAACCTGGAATACCCTGGATGACTGGAAGGAAGGCACAGGACAGGAAGTTTTGTTTGCAACGATTCCGGACCTTTCGGATTCCGGGTATTTCATTCAAGTGGAGGCACGTGCCGACTGATTCCTTAATGTAAATGCCCCGGATTATTTTTTCGGTAACAAAGAGAACCATCCGAACGCCTTGCCTCCCGCCTGACCTAATGAAACTTCCCGACGTAAGGATCTGGGTATCTGAAATACAAGAACAAGCT
Coding sequences within it:
- a CDS encoding Na/Pi symporter, translated to MDSTLQSLGGLGLFLFGMALMTSGLRRLAGNKMHHWLGKATRTPISGAISGAVTTALVQSSSATTVATVGFVGAGLLTFPQSLGILFGANLGTTITGWMVAVIGFKLKLGTAALPLLFIAAILYLVKAYPKVRSTGKALAGFALIFLGISYLQDGLAGLQDLVDFSSFDSSGFSGRILLLLFGVGITLVTQSSSATVAASITALVTGMLDLPQAAAVVIGADIGTTGTAALAAITGNTASRRTGFAHVIFNVFTGVLAFFFLPLYLWFCGTYFPTTVIQSPELIVISFHSAFNALGVLVAIPFTQQFGRLIIRMIPERENLLISPLDHKFLGDQAAIEALETACRRIASSVLKLGSRILTGDIKENHFRKLEEAEKAISDARDYAVRAGEKSGVNELDTDRLFSLLHIIDHLERFVQRVRNTTQSEGLLKHHDLALRAQSLARSLMNLAAEIEERGQPNSLEHFAQFEDQLRTDKSSFRTQAIQSATQGKLTADELDRALDGARWLRRLAHHAWRIVHYVAKLEPQKKDSSK
- a CDS encoding site-2 protease family protein, which encodes MKWSFPIARIFGTQLRIHITFFLLLIWVGFAFAGEGDWTDGLTGVVFVLALFVCVILHEFGHALTARVYGIKTPDITLLPIGGVARLERMPKEPTHELLVALAGPAVNLVIAAILFVILQAGTPFREAYMKLDSLSGFFGSLMLINIWLVLFNLIPAFPMDGGRVLRALLATRLPYAKATNVAAWFWDRGQAKAVWLPPLGGTTVPNRGAFGVSANGSQVVGWAQASLTQQAAVMWTHGGAPVVLHKTGDTVLGLSALSISPDGSVVAGFAYNAGTGKNTAFKWTESGGMVALSPPTTGTHALTYTTAVRVSANGRVIVGYGENVLGNEEAVFWVDEQPFRVSDIAFAAGALPASWEPFRAYGVDATGNSISGYGRATSGKIEAYVLVLDASYIPPQPPPPPLPIIKSAFIEGSLSIRFVGVPGIDYRIRGGKNLKTWNTLDDWKEGTGQEVLFATIPDLSDSGYFIQVEARAD
- a CDS encoding amidohydrolase/deacetylase family metallohydrolase, translating into MFIHAVLLVCVMSASLTAQVNEPSYDLLLKGGRVIDPKNNLDDVRDVAVKGDRIAAIASAIPDALAAKVIDVSGLIVTPGLVDIHVHVSRVGEPGTVSDRSPDLFPDHVFFKSGVTTVVDVGGTGWRSFPEFRSRVIDRSKTRVLAMLNITGLGMINYEAEQNPADMDPEKTAAMAREHSDVVVGIKSAHWWQPDFTSVERALEAGRLADIPIMVDFGWFIEGKPYETMISELFRPGDISTHFFRMPAPLLDDSGKVRSYLQAARERGVKFDVGHGGASFYFKLAVPVVEQGFWPDSISTDLHSGSIHGAATDMLNVMSKFLALGVPLPEVIRLSTTNPATIVKRPELGQISVGVEADLAVLKLTNGEFGFLDAVKGKLEGTERLSSELTIRAGEVVFDFNGRTGINWRDPSIKYPTH